A window of the Brassica oleracea var. oleracea cultivar TO1000 chromosome C1, BOL, whole genome shotgun sequence genome harbors these coding sequences:
- the LOC106322905 gene encoding vacuolar-sorting receptor 7 — protein sequence MSLVNGRALTSLLAALTMIAMVVVDVDARFVVEKESIRVLNPEEMRSKHDGSIANFGLPDYGGFLIGAVVYPDSKTDGCSAFGKTFKPKFPRPTILLLDRGGCYFALKAWNAQQAGAAAVLVADNKDEPLLTMDSPEESRDADGFIEKLTIPSVLIEKSFGDSLREGFKKGKNIVLKLDWRESVPHPDQRVEYELWTNSNDECGARCDEQMDFVKNFKGHAQILEKGGFTAFTPHYITWFCPFQFVNSPQCKSQCINHGRYCAPDPEKNFREGYEGKDVVFENLRQLCVHRVANESSRSWVWWDYVTDFHARCSMKEKKYSIECAENVIKSLNLPIEKVKKCMGDPEADTDNEVLKMEQVVQLGRGERGDVTILPTLVINNAQYRGRLERTAVLKAICAGFNETSDPPICLNTGLETNECLQHNGGCWQDKRANMTACKDTFRGRICECPIVKGVQYKGDGYTSCTPYGPARCTINNGGCWSDTRNGATFSACSDSMSTGCKCPPGFKGDGLTCEDINECKQGLVCQCSGCKCKNTWGGHSCSCSGDRLYIYDQDTCIERNGSKTAWWLTILILAIVAVAGLAGYLFYKYRFRSYMDSEIMTIMSQYMPLESQRAREVPSEAEPFTHNSTA from the exons ATGAGTTTAGTCAACGGGAGAGCGTTGACCTCTCTCCTCGCGGCGTTGACCATGATCGCCATGGTGGTCGTTGACGTGGACGCGAGGTTCGTGGTGGAGAAAGAGAGCATAAGGGTTCTAAACCCGGAGGAGATGAGGTCGAAGCACGACGGCTCGATCGCCAACTTCGGGTTACCCGATTACGGCGGGTTTCTAATCGGAGCAGTGGTTTATCCGGATAGTAAAACCGATGGTTGCTCTGCTTTCGGTAAAACCTTCAAGCCCAAGTTTCCTCGGCCCACTATTCTCCTTCTCGATCGTGGAG GTTGTTACTTTGCCTTAAAGGCATGGAACGCGCAGCAAGCAGGAGCTGCGGCAGTTCTTGTAGCAGACAACAAAGACGAGCCGTTGCTAACAATGGACTCACCTGAAGAGAGCAGAGACGCGGATGGGTTTATAGAGAAGCTAACGATCCCATCGGTTCTAATCGAGAAATCATTCGGAGACAGCTTAAGAGAAGGGTTCAAGAAAGGCAAAAACATAGTCTTGAAGCTAGACTGGAGAGAATCTGTGCCTCATCCCGACCAGAGAGTAGAGTACGAGCTCTGGACTAACAGCAACGACGAGTGTGGCGCACGGTGCGATGAGCAGATGGATTTCGTCAAGAACTTCAAGGGTCATGCTCAGATACTCGAGAAAGGAGGTTTCACGGCGTTTACGCCGCATTACATCACATGGTTTTGCCCTTTTCAGTTTGTAAACAGTCCGCAGTGTAAGTCTCAGTGTATAAACCATGGGAGGTATTGTGCTCCTGACCCTGAGAAGAATTTCAGAGAAGGGTATGAAGGGAAAGATGTAGTGTTTGAGAATCTGAGACAGCTTTGTGTGCATAGAGTTGCTAATGAGAGTAGCCGGTCTTGGGTTTGGTGGGATTATGTTACTGATTTTCATGCTAGATGTTCCATGAAGGAGAAGAAGTATAGCATAGAGTGTGCTGAAAATGTCATCAAATCTCTAA ATTTACCCATTGAGAAGGTCAAGAAATGCATGGGAGATCCTGAGGCTGATACCGACAACGAAGTTCTGAAAATGGAGCAAGTAGTTCAG CTTGGACGAGGAGAGCGAGGAGATGTTACAATATTACCAACATTAGTCATCAACAACGCCCAATACCGAG GGAGACTGGAGAGAACAGCAGTTCTGAAGGCGATATGCGCAGGATTCAACGAAACATCTGATCCTCCCATTTGCTTAAACACAGGTCTAGAGACTAATGAATGTCTTCAGCATAATGGTGGTTGCTGGCAGGATAAAAGAGCCAACATGACTGCTTGTAAA GACACTTTTAGAGGAAGAATCTGCGAGTGTCCCATTGTAAAAGGTGTTCAGTACAAAGGAGACGGGTACACTTCATGTACAC CGTATGGGCCTGCGAGGTGTACTATTAACAATGGAGGTTGCTGGTCTGATACAAGAAATGGAGCAACATTTTCTGCTTGCTCA GACTCTATGTCTACTGGCTGCAAATGTCCTCCAGGTTTTAAAGGCGATGGACTCACCTGTGAAG ATATCAATGAATGTAAACAGGGTTTGGTGTGTCAATGCAGCGGTTGCAAATGCAAGAACACATGGGGAGGACACAGCTGTAGTTGTTCTGGTGATCGCCTTTACATATACGATCAAGATACTTGTATAG AGAGAAATGGATCCAAAACAGCATGGTGGCTCACAATCTTGATACTAGCAATCGTCGCAGTAGCGGGTTTAGCTGGTTATCTATTCTACAAATACCGGTTCAGG TCTTACATGGATTCAGAGATTATGACGATCATGTCACAGTATATGCCACTTGAGAGCCAAAGAGCTCGTGAAGTTCCATCAGAAGCTGAGCCTTTCACTCACAACTCTACAGCCTAA
- the LOC106305932 gene encoding pentatricopeptide repeat-containing protein At4g20090: protein MPKCPFPIRIRSFLNQSRILSTNPAKLSTPIPLSPNQSMEQSQVSESPISHQMFKSAPKMGSFTQGDSTLSSTIESHAAKFDFASVENLLTRIRSENRTVREHTFISIFKAYGKAHLPEKAVDLFHRMVSEFHCKRTVKSFNSVLNVILKEGLYHRGLEFHDHVVSSNLNMNISPNGLSFNLVIKALCKLGFVDRAVEVFRGMPERKCLPDVYTYCTLMDGLCKEERIDEAVLLLDEMQSEGITPSSVTYNVLINGLCKRGDLTRVTKLVDNMFLKGCVPNEVTYNTLIHGLCLKGKLDKAVSLLERMVSCKCIPNDVTYGTLVSGLVKQRRAVDAVRVLVSMEGRGYCLNQHVYSVLISGLFKEGRAEEAMSLWKKMGERDCKPNIVVYSALVDGLCREGKPEEAREILNGMISNGCLPNAYTYSSLMRGLFKAGLSEEAMQVWGEMGCSRNEVCYSVLIDGLCGVGKVNEAMMVWSEMLTTGIKPDTVAYSSMIKGLCGIGSIDAALRLYHEMLCQEEPNSQPDVVTYNILLDGLCVHKDVSRAVDLLNCMLDRGCDPDVITCNVFLKSLREKSGACEEGRRFLEELVVRLLKRQRVSGACKVVEVMLSKYMAPKGSTWGLIVPEICKPKKINAAIDKCWRNLCT, encoded by the coding sequence ATGCCCAAATGCCCATTCCCAATCCGAATCAGGTCCTTCCTCAACCAAAGTCGAATCCTTTCGACCAACCCAGCTAAGCTCTCCACTCCCATTCCCCTTTCCCCGAACCAATCCATGGAACAATCCCAAGTATCGGAATCTCCAATCTCGCATCAGATGTTCAAATCCGCTCCCAAGATGGGCTCTTTCACACAAGGCGACTCGACCCTCTCCTCAACAATCGAGTCCCACGCCGCTAAATTCGATTTCGCCTCGGTGGAGAATCTCTTAACTCGAATTAGGTCAGAGAACAGAACCGTCAGAGAGCACACCTTCATATCTATATTCAAAGCCTACGGGAAAGCGCATTTGCCCGAGAAAGCCGTCGACTTGTTCCATAGAATGGTCAGCGAGTTTCACTGCAAACGCACCGTCAAGTCCTTTAACTCTGTGCTTAACGTCATTCTCAAGGAAGGTCTCTACCACCGTGGGTTGGAGTTTCACGACCACGTTGTCAGCTCCAACTTGAACATGAACATATCTCCCAACGGGTTGAGTTTTAATTTAGTTATAAAGGCTTTATGTAAGTTGGGGTTTGTGGACAGAGCCGTTGAGGTCTTCAGGGGGATGCCTGAGAGGAAGTGTTTGCCTGATGTTTATACTTACTGTACGTTGATGGATGGGTTGTGTAAGGAGGAAAGGATCGACGAAGCGGTTTTGTTGTTGGATGAGATGCAGAGTGAAGGAATCACACCGAGTTCGGTTACTTATAACGTGTTGATTAATGGGTTGTGCAAGAGAGGGGATTTGACTCGTGTGACGAAGCTTGTGGATAACATGTTTCTGAAAGGGTGTGTTCCTAACGAGGTGACTTACAACACGCTGATTCATGGTTTATGTCTCAAGGGGAAGTTGGATAAAGCTGTGAGTCTCTTGGAGCGGATGGTGTCGTGCAAGTGTATTCCGAATGACGTCACGTATGGGACGCTCGTTAGTGGTTTGGTTAAGCAGAGACGAGCTGTTGACGCGGTGAGGGTTCTGGTCTCTATGGAGGGAAGAGGGTATTGTTTGAATCAGCATGTTTATTCGGTGCTTATAAGCGGTTTGTTTAAAGAAGGGAGAGCTGAGGAGGCTATGAGCTTGTGGAAGAAGATGGGAGAGAGAGATTGTAAACCCAATATCGTTGTGTACAGTGCTCTTGTGGATGGTTTGTGCCGCGAAGGGAAGCCAGAGGAAGCTAGAGAGATACTCAACGGAATGATAAGTAATGGATGCTTGCCTAATGCGTATACGTATAGTTCTTTGATGAGAGGGTTGTTCAAAGCTGGTCTTAGTGAAGAAGCGATGCAAGTGTGGGGAGAGATGGGATGCTCTCGGAACGAGGTTTGTTATAGTGTTTTAATCGATGGTCTTTGTGGAGTTGGGAAGGTAAACGAGGCGATGATGGTTTGGTCAGAGATGCTAACTACAGGGATCAAGCCTGACACGGTAGCGTATAGCTCGATGATTAAAGGTCTTTGCGGTATTGGCTCTATAGATGCGGCGTTAAGACTTTACCATGAGATGTTATGCCAAGAGGAACCTAACTCACAACCTGATGTTGTTACTTATAATATACTTTTAGATGGTTTATGTGTGCATAAGGATGTTTCTAGAGCGGTTGATCTCTTGAACTGTATGTTGGATAGAGGTTGCGATCCGGATGTGATTACCTGTAACGTATTTTTGAAGAGTTTGAGGGAGAAGTCAGGTGCTTGTGAAGAAGGGAGGAGGTTTCTAGAGGAGCTTGTTGTGAGGCTGTTGAAGCGGCAGAGAGTATCAGGGGCTTGTAAAGTTGTGGAAGTGATGCTGAGTAAGTATATGGCACCGAAAGGTTCGACTTGGGGGCTGATTGTTCCGGAGATTTGTAAACCGAAGAAGATTAATGCCGCTATTGATAAATGCTGGAGGAACCTGTGTACTTGA
- the LOC106305882 gene encoding integrator complex subunit 7: MEKVSAAHAMDWSIKLEKALRSKNPVRAVEAILETGEKLQQWSKEPEPATAVYSLFGLVPEEDRLFFNTILLRLVDAFCFGDKLVKVAVVRVFMSVFKRSRGKSKSDCGTWFLSKAKVHNHLEMLKRVKSVYDKGDTEAKALALILFGCCRDFASEFAPVRYLVFTSMVSSHDLEVRSSLFAAACFCEVADDFALVVLGMLNDMVKFPGLMPKTRLAAVRVFAKMGSSHAIANRAFKICMTLMLESSKEDNLVPFLVSLTKLASRSTHLASELAEVIMAFLGEDKSPHVRAAVLRCLHFLIKRGMCFSLVHVIETATFSSLLKQAELPPDMQLKALQIFQNILVYKLCLADPSELHQLIALVENASQSQIFSSSCLAISILVGSWKEIIRTAEIRSIEVSSTSLPLQLVVLVMDRLTLLARSCSDPCQVDFALVTEVQDLFNVLHLLVGKQSEVRLLLLDKVRLFLVDLTDGLRKPDGAHELLVGVINYKSKRGVVVRSEFLASVHKFLIVFLENLEGDKTVLSQVYEKVKRITECVRSCTFFDCHTQMIFTLLLHSPVLWGSNNDADGDSGVSRVDDMFNYGIVSLECSTQILDEGNYWPAYRAGVYAARLGEWVTSALIFDKLKTNVQSDVNSFWLKSLTYLSHAEGKLQLLLMPSGSFKLVNWLKSNSCLPELSKDASGEFAHCVALHEAYMNLQSSLGMLGNIKASSEVFCFQTWFLVLKTRVMETVIDLVECLGLLNQDVCNKKQVTGCNSLKQLPRISIQLQKLAKEFDMLATCFIDIDDRSSSVIASLSLSCSVMAFAAGIVLFIPGFSSHETLTPFTSQSGLCSRLVQDLVQRLWKVDPETCEMLSMLVKENESLSCSHVQPRNQVLKVCNKVKMLLSVCRDVLACIHGLQNWSNSMQEENISSEITKSCRILLSQVIMKWMQIPFGIPKYFFNIRPCVGAELFALSSDRRKSTPDTITVEQGFQLSLDLCLQLKNIQQPRVSVRLTKLYCLLYTKLAYHTPIQNGEAKRNQKSYSPWRDEDLVEMSGKLFHHAVTKSGKKPEGSGRFDWSNGVSAVVQFEPNERGQGFSSCLLDVSRFPVGSYQLKWLSGCVDQHGSCWNLLPLSGKPVFTVKKAS, translated from the exons ATGGAGAAGGTTTCAGCAGCTCACGCCATGGATTGGAGCATCAAGCTAGAGAAAGCCCTTCGTTCTAAAAACCCAG TTAGAGCTGTTGAAGCCATCCTGGAGACTGGTGAGAAGCTTCAACAGTGGAGCAAAGAACCAGAACCTGCAACTGCAGTTTACAGTTTATTTGGTTTGGTTCCTGAAGAAGATAGGTTGTTTTTCAATACTATCCTATTGAGGCTAGTTGATGCGTTTTGCTTTGGAGATAAGCTTGTTAAGGTTGCTGTTGTTCGGGTGTTTATGTCTGTGTTCAAGCGAAGCCGAGGGAAGAGTAAAAGCGATTGCGGAACTTGGTTTTTGTCAAAGGCTAAAGTGCATAACCACTTGGAAATGCTTAAACGAGTGAAGAGTGTTTATGACAAGGGTGATACTGAGGCAAAGGCTTTGGCTTTGATTCTGTTTGGTTGTTGTAGAGATTTCGCTAGCGAGTTTGCTCCGGTGCGGTACTTGGTTTTCACCAGTATGGTTTCTTCACATGATCTTGAG GTAAGATCATCTCTGTTTGCTGCAGCTTGCTTTTGTGAAGTAGCAGATGACTTTGCATTGGTTGTTTTGGGGATGTTAAATGACATGGTGAAGTTCCCGGGATTAATGCCAAAGACCAGGTTAGCTGCTGTGCGAGTTTTTGCAAAAATGGGATCCTCACATGCAATTGCTAATAGAGCCTTCAAG ATCTGTATGACGCTAATGTTGGAGTCCTCAAAAGAAGACAATTTGGTTCCGTTCCTGGTTTCCTTGACTAAGCTTGCCTCAAGATCTACTCATCTTGCTTCTGAACTG GCAGAGGTTATCATGGCATTTCTGGGTGAAGATAAGAGCCCTCATGTTCGAGCTGCGGTACTAAGATGTCTCCACTTTCTTATCAAAAGAGGGATGTGCTTCTCTCTTGTCCATGTCATCGAAACTGCAACTTTTTCCAGCTTACTAAAACAAGCAGAGCTCCCACCAGATATGCAGCTTAAAGCCCTTCAAATTTTTCAAAAT ATACTTGTCTACAAACTATGTTTGGCTGATCCATCTGAACTGCATCAGCTCATAGCTTTAGTTGAGAATGCATCTCAATCTCAGATCTTCTCAAGCAGCTGTTTAGCTATCAGTATTTTGGTGGGTAGCTGGAAAGAAATAATCCGGACAGCAGAAATAAGATCAATTGAGGTATCTTCAACGTCTCTTCCTCTGCAGCTCGTTGTATTAGTCATGGACAGGCTTACCTTACTGGCACGCTCGTGTTCTGATCCCTGTCAAGTTGACTTTGCGCTAGTTACTGAGGTTCAAGACCTCTTCAATGTTCTCCACCTATTAGTCGGAAAACAATCTGAAGTGAGGCTGCTACTGCTTGACAAAGTCAGGTTATTCCTAGTGGACTTAACTGATGGCTTAAGAAAACCAGATGGAGCTCATGAACTACTGGTCGGTGTAATCAATTATAAAAGTAAAAGAGGGGTTGTCGTGAGGTCAGAGTTTTTAGCATCAGTACACAAGTTCCTGATAGTGTTCTTGGAGAATCTCGAGGGTGATAAAACTGTTCTGTCTCAAGTTTATGAAAAGGTGAAGCGTATCACTGAGTGTGTGCGTTCGTGCACCTTCTTTGATTGCCACACACAGATGATATTCACTTTGCTATTACACTCACCAGTTCTTTGGGGAAGCAATAATGATGCAGATGGAGATTCAGGCGTCTCACGTGTTGATGATATGTTTAACTATGGAATCGTTTCTCTTGAATGTTCGACTCAGATTTTAGATGAGGGAAACTACTGGCCTGCTTATAGAGCTGGAGTCTACGCAGCACGTTTGGGTGAATGGGTCACATCTGCCTTGATTTTTGACAAGCTCAAGACCAACGTCCAGTCTGATGTTAACTCTTTTTGGTTAAAGTCATTAACCTATTTATCTCACGCTGAAGGGAAACTGCAACTGCTTCTCATGCCAAGTGGTAGTTTCAAGTTAGTCAATTGGTTGAAGAGTAACAGTTGTTTACCAGAACTCTCCAAAGATGCATCTGGAGAGTTTGCTCACTGCGTAGCTCTTCATGAAGCGTATATGAATTTACAGTCGTCACTGGGAATGTTGGGGAATATTAAAGCGTCGAGTGAAGTGTTCTGTTTCCAAACGTGGTTCTTGGTTCTAAAGACTCGGGTAATGGAAACTGTGATTGATCTCGTTGAATGCCTCGGGCTGCTTAACCAAGATGTCTGCAACAAGAAGCAGGTGACTGGTTGTAATTCTCTGAAACAGCTTCCTCGTATCTCTATTCAGCTTCAAAAGTTGGCGAAGGAGTTTGATATGTTAGCGACGTGTTTTATTGACATAGACGATCGCAGCTCTAGCGTTATCGCATCTCTTTCACTGAGCTGTTCAGTTATGGCTTTTGCTGCTGGAATAGTTCTCTTCATTCCAGGTTTTTCGTCTCATGAAACTTTGACCCCTTTCACTTCACAAAGTGGTCTTTGCTCGAGGCTTGTACAAGATTTAGTTCAAAGGCTGTGGAAGGTGGACCCTGAAACCTGCGAAATGCTTAGTATGCTCGTGAAGGAAAACGAATCACTAAGCTGTTCCCACGTGCAGCCTAGGAATCAAGTACTTAAAGTCTGTAACAAAGTGAAGATGCTGCTATCTGTTTGCAGAGATGTTCTTGCATGCATTCATGGATTGCAGAACTGGTCTAATTCAATGCAAGAAGAGAACATTAGTTCTGAGATTACTAAGAGTTGCCGGATTCTACTTTCACAAGTAATTATGAAATGGATGCAGATCCCTTTTGGCATTCCAAAGTACTTCTTTAATATAAG GCCTTGTGTTGGTGCTGAGCTATTTGCTCTTAGTTCAGACAGAAGAAAGAGTACTCCTGATACAATTACAGTGGAACAAGGCTTTCAACTGTCACTTGATCTTTGTCTTCAGTTGAAAAACATACAACAACCAAGAGTCTCTGTTCGACTAACAAAACTGTATTGCCTCCTTTATACCAAACTAGCTTATCACACCCCGATTCAGAACGGTGAAGCCAAAAGAAACCAAAAGTCTTATTCTCCTTGGAGAGATGAAGATCTGGTAGAAATGAGTGGCAAGCTGTTTCATCATGCTGTTACAAAGTCTGGTAAGAAGCCTGAAGGTTCAGGTCGGTTTGATTGGAGCAACGGTGTTTCTGCGGTTGTGCAGTTCGAACCAAACGAGAGAGGACAAGGGTTTTCTAGCTGCTTGCTAGATGTTTCGCGTTTCCCAGTTGGTTCGTATCAGCTAAAATGGTTAAGTGGTTGCGTTGATCAGCACGGTTCTTGCTGGAATCTTCTACCTCTCAGTGGCAAACCTGTGTTTACCGTTAAGAAAGCTTCTTGA
- the LOC106325402 gene encoding LRR receptor-like serine/threonine-protein kinase GSO1: protein MQTLHTLLLVMFILCSSLGSILAQTGPTNDLQNLLEAKKSFVTNPGEDDPLPQWNSVNINYCSWTGVTCDDTGLFRVVALNLSGLDLTGSISPSFGRFDNLIHLDLSSNNLAGPIPTALSNLSSLESLFLFSNQLTGEIPSQLGSLLNLRSLRIGDNELVGTIPETLGSLANLQMLALASCRLTGPVPSQIGRLARVQSLILQDNNLEGPIPAELANCSDLTVFTAAANRLNGTIPAELGRLENLEILNLASNGLSGEIPSQLGELSQLEYLNLMENQLQGPVPKTLANLKNLQTLDLSANNLTGEIPEEIWNMSQLLDLALANNGFSGSLPKSMCSNNTNLEQLVLSGTQLSGEVPAEISRCQSLKQLDLSNNSLTGSIPEALFQLTELTDLYLHNNTLEGKLSPSVSNLTNLQWLVLYHNNLDGTLPNEIAALKKLEVLFLYENRFSGEIPKEIGNCTSLKMIDLFGNHFEGEIPPSIGALKELNLLHLRQNEFVGGLPATLGNCHQLKILDLADNQLSGSIPSSYGSLKGLEQFMLYNNSLQGSLPDSLSNLKNITRINLSHNHLNGTILPLCGSTSFLSFDVTNNEFEDEIPLQLGNSPNLERLRLGKNQFTGRIPWTFGKIRELSLLDISSNSLTGTIPLQLVLCKKLTHIDLNNNFLSGPIPPWLGKLSQLGELKLSSNQFDGSLPAELFNCTKLLVLSLDGNFLNGTIPQEIGNLGALNVLNLDKNQFSGSLPQGIGKLSKLYELRVSRNSLVGEIPLEIGQLQDLQSALDLSYNNFTGDVPSTIGTLTKLETLDLSHNQLTGEVPGAVGDMKSLGYLNLSFNNFKGKLKKQFSRWPADSFIGNTGLCGSPLSRCNRSGRDNKQQGLSPRSVVTISAISALAAIALMILVIALFFKQRHDFFKKVRDGSTAYSSSSSSSSQATHKPLFRTGASSKSDIKWDDIMDATRNLSEEFMIGSGGSGKIYKAELENGETVAVKKILWKDDLMSNKSFSREVKTLGRIKHRHLVKLMGYCSSKSEGLNLLIYEYMENGSVWDWFHDEKPEVEKKKKVLDWEARLRIAVGLAQGVEYLHHDCVPPILHRDIKSSNVLLDSNMEAHLGDFGLAKVLTENYDTNTESNTWFAGSYGYIAPEYAYSLKATEKSDVYSMGIVLMEIVSGKMPTESVFGAEMNMVRWVETHLEMVGSAREKLIDPKLKPLMPFEEEASYKVLEIALQCTKTSPQERPSSRQACDSLLHVFNNRTAGYKKL, encoded by the exons ATGCAGACTCTTCATACTCTTCTTCTTGTCATGTTCATCCTCTGTTCTTCACTCGGTTCGATTTTGGCTCAAACCGGTCCAACCAACGATCTTCAAAATCTTCTCGAAGCGAAGAAATCTTTCGTCACCAATCCAGGAGAAGACGATCCTCTCCCCCAATGGAACTCCGTCAACATCAACTACTGTTCATGGACCGGCGTCACATGCGACGATACCGGTTTATTCCGTGTCGTAGCCCTTAACCTCTCCGGTTTAGACCTAACCGGTTCGATTTCACCTTCGTTTGGCCGGTTTGACAACCTAATCCACCTCGATCTATCTTCCAACAATCTAGCGGGCCCCATCCCAACTGCTCTCTCCAACCTTTCCTCCTTGGAGTCTCTCTTCCTCTTCTCCAACCAGCTCACCGGCGAGATTCCGAGTCAACTCGGCTCACTCCTCAACCTCCGCTCGCTCAGGATCGGAGACAACGAGCTCGTCGGAACCATCCCGGAGACGCTGGGGAGCCTCGCCAACCTCCAGATGCTCGCCTTAGCCTCGTGCAGACTCACGGGCCCCGTACCGAGTCAAATCGGTCGACTCGCTCGAGTTCAGTCGCTGATACTTCAGGATAACAACCTCGAAGGACCGATCCCGGCGGAGCTAGCGAACTGCTCCGACCTCACTGTGTTCACCGCGGCGGCGAACAGGCTTAACGGGACGATACCTGCTGAGTTAGGACGCCTCGAGAACCTCGAGATACTCAATCTCGCGAGCAATGGACTCTCCGGAGAGATACCGAGTCAACTCGGTGAACTGAGTCAGCTCGAGTATCTTAACTTGATGGAGAACCAGCTTCAAGGTCCTGTCCCCAAGACGTTGGCTAATCTGAAGAATCTTCAGACACTCGATTTATCGGCGAATAATCTCACCGGAGAGATACCTGAAGAGATCTGGAACATGAGTCAGCTTCTTGATTTGGCTTTAGCAAACAACGGTTTCTCTGGTTCTTTACCGAAGAGTATGTGTTCGAACAATACTAACTTGGAACAGTTGGTTCTGTCTGGAACTCAGCTTTCAGGTGAAGTTCCCGCGGAGATCAGCAGATGTCAATCGCTTAAACAGCTTGACTTGTCAAACAATTCTCTTACCGGCTCCATACCTGAAGCACTGTTTCAGCTAACCGAACTCACGGATCTCTATCTCCACAACAATACCTTGGAAGGCAAGTTATCTCCTTCGGTATCAAACCTCACCAACCTACAGTGGCTTGTTCTGTATCACAATAACTTGGATGGCACGTTACCTAACGAAATCGCCGCGCTGAAGAAGCTAGAAGTTCTGTTTCTATACGAGAATCGTTTCTCGGGTGAGATCCCTAAAGAGATCGGAAACTGCACAAGCTTGAAGATGATTGATCTATTTGGGAATCATTTCGAAGGAGAGATCCCTCCTTCGATAGGAGCCCTAAAGGAGCTTAACTTGCTTCACTTGAGACAGAACGAGTTCGTTGGTGGACTTCCCGCCACTTTAGGTAACTGCCACCAGCTCAAAATCTTGGACTTAGCAGACAACCAGCTCTCGGGTTCGATTCCTTCGTCCTACGGATCCTTAAAAGGATTAGAACAGTTCATGCTTTACAACAACTCTCTCCAAGGAAGCCTTCCTGATTCACTAAGCAATCTCAAGAACATCACGAGAATCAACCTCTCTCACAACCACCTCAACGGTACGATCCTTCCACTGTGTGGCTCCACCTCGTTCCTCTCGTTCGATGTAACCAACAATGAGTTTGAAGATGAGATCCCTCTCCAGCTAGGGAACTCTCCGAATCTCGAGCGTCTCAGGCTAGGCAAGAATCAGTTCACAGGAAGAATCCCTTGGACGTTTGGGAAGATCCGTGAGCTTTCTCTGTTGGATATCTCAAGCAATTCTCTTACAGGAACCATTCCTTTACAGCTAGTCTTGTGCAAGAAGCTGACACACATTGATCTCAACAACAACTTTCTCTCAGGGCCTATACCTCCATGGCTTGGAAAGCTTTCTCAGTTAGGAGAGCTGAAGCTTTCTTCTAATCAGTTTGATGGATCTTTACCTGCTGAGCTATTCAACTGTACAAAGCTGCTTGTGTTGTCTCTTGATGGAAACTTTCTCAATGGAACGATCCCTCAGGAGATTGGTAACTTGGGAGCTCTCAATGTACTTAACCTTGACAAGAACCAGTTCTCAGGTTCGCTTCCTCAAGGTATTGGCAAGCTTAGTAAGCTATATGAGCTTCGGGTGTCAAGAAACAGCTTAGTAGGAGAGATACCTTTAGAGATTGGGCAGCTTCAAGATCTTCAAAGTGCTTTAGACCTCAGCTACAATAACTTTACTGGAGATGTTCCTTCTACTATTGGGACGTTGACAAAGCTAGAGACTCTTGATCTGTCTCACAATCAGCTCACCGGTGAAGTTCCTGGAGCTGTTGGGGATATGAAGAGTTTGGGGTACCTCAACCTCTCTTTCAATAACTTCAAAGGCAAACTCAAGAAACAGTTCTCAAGATGGCCAGCTGATTCCTTTATAGGCAACACAGGTCTCTGTGGAAGCCCTCTTAGTCGTTGTAATAGATCTGGAAGAGACAACAAGCAGCAAGGTCTTAGTCCAAGATCAGTTGTTACAATATCAGCAATCTCAGCATTAGCAGCCATTGCTTTGATGATACTTGTGATCGCTCTCTTCTTCAAACAAAGGCATGATTTCTTCAAGAAAGTGAGGGATGGAAGCACTGCTTACTCGTCGTCAAGCTCCTCCTCTTCACAAGCTACACACAAGCCTCTCTTTAGGACAGGAGCTTCTTCAAAGTCAGATATCAAGTGGGATGACATCATGGACGCCACGCGTAACTTGAGCGAGGAGTTCATGATTGGTTCAGGAGGGTCTGGGAAGATTTACAAGGCTGAGCTTGAGAACGGCGAGACAGTTGCTGTGAAGAAGATTCTATGGAAAGATGATCTCATGTCTAACAAGAGCTTCAGCAGAGAAGTTAAGACCCTTGGGAGAATCAAACATAGGCATCTTGTTAAGCTGATGGGTTACTGCAGCAGCAAGTCTGAAGGGCTGAATCTGTTGATATATGAGTATATGGAGAACGGAAGTGTATGGGATTGGTTTCATGATGAGAAACCTGAGGTTGAAAAGAAGAAGAAGGTCTTAGACTGGGAAGCAAGATTGAGGATAGCTGTAGGATTGGCTCAAGGAGTGGAGTATCTTCATCATGACTGTGTTCCTCCAATCCTCCACCGTGATATCAAATCAAGTAATGTGCTCCTAGATTCCAACATGGAAGCACACTTGGGAGATTTTGGTCTGGCCAAGGTCTTAACTGAGAACTATGATACTAACACAGAATCAAATACATGGTTTGCTGGCTCTTACGGCTACATTGCTCCAG AGTATGCTTACTCATTGAAGGCGACTGAGAAGAGTGATGTCTATAGTATGGGGATAGTGTTGATGGAGATTGTGTCCGGGAAAATGCCAACTGAATCAGTGTTTGGCGCAGAGATGAATATGGTGAGATGGGTTGAAACACATCTTGAGATGGTCGGTTCTGCAAGAGAGAAGCTCATAGATCCAAAGCTTAAGCCTTTAATGCCATTTGAAGAAGAAGCATCTTATAAGGTGCTTGAGATTGCACTTCAGTGCACCAAAACTTCTCCACAAGAGAGACCATCTTCTAGACAAGCATGTGATAGCCTTCTACATGTCTTCAACAATAGAACTGCTGGTTATAAGAAGCTGTAA